A single window of Malus sylvestris chromosome 5, drMalSylv7.2, whole genome shotgun sequence DNA harbors:
- the LOC126624030 gene encoding non-functional pseudokinase ZED1-like, with the protein MPSKLVKLFSRLPFFRRKERYIESSYYKNLKKLLEDLFASGDGESHPIHCYSADDLIRATNNFHPSRIVERYSCYEIFRGFLDGRSIIVKKYPLGNGPNEDRSRSRVIRDIVISLQMSNHENVLKLLGCCLEFPIPVLVHEYVAKGVLNPDASLRGANEDQIILPWNIRLCIAKQVASAVSYLHTAFAGPIIHRDLKPSCLFLDDDYVPKLHNFSLSITIPPMESDVEDDVTGTIGYIDPVYLWSNRITEKTDVYSFGVLLLVFLTGRECWAFLGVEGIPMIPYVRGCDGRIGEIVDPKIYEEVRGNEQVQQQLHDFLELALLCIRDDIEGRPYMVDVARELIRIEEFVLAS; encoded by the exons ATGCCATCAAAACTTGTGAAACT GTTCTCAAGGCTGCCATTTTTTAGAAGGAAGGAAAGATATATCGAGTCGTCATACTACAAGAATCTAAAAAAGTTATTAGAGGATCTCTTTGCTTCTGGTGATGGCGAATCACATCCTATTCATTGTTACTCTGCTGATGACCTCATCAGGGCAACTAACAACTTCCATCCTTCTCGCATTGTAGAAAGGTATTCATGCTACGAAATTTTCAGGGGATTTCTAGATGGCCGATCAATTATCGTTAAAAAGTACCCCCTTGGGAACGGTCCAAATGAGGATAGGAGCAGGTCTAGGGTTATTCGTGACATTGTCATTTCATTACAGATGAGCAACCATGAGAATGTTTTGAAACTCTTGGGCTGCTGCTTAGAGTTCCCTATACCAGTGCTAGTGCATGAATACGTAGCAAAAGGAGTTCTCAACCCTGATGCAAGTTTAAGAGGGGCTAATGAAGATCAAATCATACTACCATGGAACATTAGATTGTGTATTGCAAAGCAGGTTGCCAGTGCAGTTTCATATCTCCATACCGCTTTTGCCGGACCCATCATTCATAGGGATCTGAAACCCAGCTGCCTGTTCTTGGATGATGACTATGTTCCCAAACTTCACAACTTCTCGCTCTCTATAACCATTCCTCCTATGGAATcggatgttgaagatgatgtgACTGGGACAATTGGGTACATTGACCCTGTCTACCTGTGGTCTAATCGCATTACAGAAAAAACTGATGTTTATAGCTTTGGTGTGCTTTTACTTGTATTCCTGACGGGACGAGAATGTTGGGCATTTTTGGGGGTGGAAGGAATTCCAATGATTCCATATGTTCGTGGTTGTGATGGTCGAATTGGGGAAATTGTTGATCCGAAAATCTATGAGGAAGTGAGGGGGAATGAGCAAGTACAACAGCAGTTGCATGATTTCCTTGAACTGGCATTGTTATGCATTCGAGATGACATTGAAGGAAGGCCATACATGGTGGATGTGGCTAGAGAACTCATTCGAATTGAAGAATTTGTTTTGGCCAGCTAG
- the LOC126621040 gene encoding phytosulfokines-like, which yields MSSKLTSLCVVALLLFLALSGMTARPLLSSSSSDVSAVKVQPELKDVEVEKAMVEESCDGVGEDECLMRRTLAAHIDYIYTQKHNP from the exons ATGTCGTCCAAGCTCACCAGCCTCTGTGTGGTtgccctcctcctcttccttgcaTTATCCGGCATGACGGCGCGGCCgttgctttcttcttcttcttctgatgTCAGTGCAGTGAAAGTTCAACCTGAG TTGAAGGATGTTGAGGTAGAAAAAGCCATGGTGGAGGAAAGTTGTGATGGAGTTGGAGAAGATGAGTGCCTGATGAGAAGAACTCTTGCGGCTCACATTGATTACATCTATACACAGAAGCACAatccataa